Within Spartobacteria bacterium, the genomic segment GTAAAGACAAAGAAGAAAAGCCTGGATCGGGTGCTGATCGCGCCGCATTAATATCCAGCATCGTCTTGTATACCAGATGTTTTGTCGGATATTCACTTTAGCGTAGTGAGTGTAGCAGAGATGGATTAACCGCAAAGGCCGCCAGGAGCGCAAAGTGAATAAAGAATTCAAGCATTTCTTTGCGTTTCTTCGCGCCCTTTGCGATTAAAAAAGATCCATTCGCATCCCTCGTAAAATATCCATTCGTATTCTGCGTTTTTCAAAGCAATAGATTGGCCGCAAAAAGGCACAGAATCCGCAAAAATAAGAACCCTGCATCTGTCTCCCTTTTCGTGAACTATGAGCCTTGTTGTGGCTAAAATATCTAGATTCTTATGTGGGTTCAGCGAAGTGCAAAGGGACAGTGCAAAGGGACAGATTATTATATCAGAAACAGAACAGGTCAACAACTTCACAAGTTGACTGTTGACGGATAACGTTATGCGTTATATTACGTACAGATGATTGAGAGCTTCAAATGTAAAGAAACAGAGAAGATATTTGCTCGGCAGTATTCGAAAAAGTTACCGACAAATATCCAGCAGATTGCTTTTAGGAAGCTAAGGATGCTGAATCGAAGTTCGACAATTCAAGACCTAAGAGTGCCACCGGCCAATAGGCTTGAAGCTTTATCAGGAAGAAGAAATGGCCAACATAGCATCCGGATTAATGATCAGTGGAGAATCTGTTTTAACTGGATACAAGGGAATGCGCATGATGTCGAAATTGTTGACTATCATTGAGGTAATGAGATGAAAGAAATACAAGCCATACATCCGGGAGAAATTCTTTTTGAAGAATTTCTTGAACCTATGAACATCAGCCAAAATAAACTTGGGCGTGATTTGGGCGTTTCTCCTCGTAGAATTAACGAAATCATTCATGGAAAAAGAAGTATCACAGCAGATACCGCGCTACGACTATCTGTCTATTTTGGAAATTCCGCCTATTTCTGGCTCGGACTTCAAATGGATTACGATCTTGATATAGCCGAAGATACCATCTCGGAAAAAATTCACAATGAAGTGCATCAGCTGGCTCTCGTTTAAAAAAATGTATCTATTCTATATGTACGTGATAATTTAGAGCTTGTGAATGATGCCGTTTTGAACAAATGGATTAGCATGGCCAACGAAGCAAAATAACGAAGACGCTACCGGTCTAAATTTGGAACTTTCGACAAAAGATCATTTCAACTGCTTCCTACACCGAAGGTGTTTTTGAGCGACAAAATTTTTTGACCGAAGATTGAGGAGCTTATTATGAGAGTAAAATTGGATAAAGAAAGTGATACGCTATATTTTCGTCTGGATGAAAATGATCGAGTTGTGGGTGTCGAGTTCCTCGGTGTTTCGACTCGCGCCACAAAGGATGAACTTTCTACAATGCAGTTTCAAATGGCATAGCCTATCGTTATCTTCGTACTCTAAAGCTAGCGCTGATCATTGCGTCAAATATAAAAAGGTTACCCGTCGATGAAAAAAGTATTTAAAATAATTGCCGCTATTATTGTTGTGGTGCTCCTGTTGCTGGTCGGTGCCAACGTATACCTAAAGCACTATTTGAATTCGACGAAGTTCCGTACTGCTGTCGCAGAGCTGGTCGAAAACGCTACACATCGCGAAATGACGCTGGGTCAGATTTCATACACGCTGTTTCCACCGTCGATCGTGGTTCGTGATGTGGCTCTCAAAGAAAAGGATTTATCACAAAACTTTATTGCGCTGCAGGAATTCAGCTTTCATGTCGACTGGGCCAAACGGGAGGTAACCCGCATTCTGCTCAAAGAACCTTCCATTCGCATTGTAGAACACGCGGATGGTACATTTAATTTCTCGGATATGATTCCCGAACAGACGGCTGAAACCACGGCTGAACAGCCACAAGCCCAGGCAACCTCTGCTCCCGAAACGGTGGCCGCTGAAGAAAAACCGCCAACAGAACTCAAAGAAGCTGATCTCCCCTTCTCTATCGCCCTTATTCAGATTGAGAAGGCCTCATTTACTCTTGTCAAAGAGATGAAGGATGGAGACGACAGAACGTTTACCATCCCGTCACTGGATTTTTCCATTCGCGATATAGGTTTGAACAAGCCCATACAGATTGATCTCGATATGAAGATTGGAGCGGAAAGCTCGCTGAAGGCAACGACGGCGTTAGGGCCGATGCGGACCAATCCGCCTGACATAGCAAATATGAAGATAGCCCTGGATGGCGTTTTCGATTTGACCTCCTTTAAAGATCTGGAAGCATTTATTACCGCTGAAGATCTGGCCAAGATCCCCATGACGTCCATGGATTTTCTTTGGAAAGGTGAGGGAACGCTCGCCAGCGGCTTTCAATTTGACCTGAACGTAGAAACGCCGCCCGTCGGGGGACGCAATCAACTCTTCCTTGATCTTCAGAATTCCCTGACGCTGTCACTGC encodes:
- a CDS encoding type II toxin-antitoxin system RelE/ParE family toxin encodes the protein MIESFKCKETEKIFARQYSKKLPTNIQQIAFRKLRMLNRSSTIQDLRVPPANRLEALSGRRNGQHSIRINDQWRICFNWIQGNAHDVEIVDYH
- the higA gene encoding addiction module antidote protein, HigA family — its product is MKEIQAIHPGEILFEEFLEPMNISQNKLGRDLGVSPRRINEIIHGKRSITADTALRLSVYFGNSAYFWLGLQMDYDLDIAEDTISEKIHNEVHQLALV
- a CDS encoding DUF2283 domain-containing protein, with amino-acid sequence MRVKLDKESDTLYFRLDENDRVVGVEFLGVSTRATKDELSTMQFQMA